Below is a genomic region from Candidatus Cybelea sp..
AGCCTTTTATGGATCGTCGAGATTTTCTAACAGCGCTCGTCTCCGCCGCTCTCGTGGGGATGTCGCCGGCTGCCGTTCGGGCTGCCGTGCCCAGCGCTGCCAACCGCGTTCTCTGGTTGCGGCGGGCAGGCTCCTCCGACGAAGTTATGACCTCGTTCTGCGTTGATGGAAGAACCGTCTACCAGCCCGGTTACCAGGCCATCTGCTGGCTCATGCGGGATCGCAACGTTTCCCCCTCGTTAGGCTACGTTCAGATGGACATCATCGAGATCGAAGCGCTCTGGGAGGTACAACAGGCGCTTGCGCTGCACGGT
It encodes:
- a CDS encoding DUF882 domain-containing protein, producing MDRRDFLTALVSAALVGMSPAAVRAAVPSAANRVLWLRRAGSSDEVMTSFCVDGRTVYQPGYQAICWLMRDRNVSPSLGYVQMDIIEIEALWEVQQALALHGIRQPLVITSGYRSPQTNAAIENAARNSMHLYAKAADMYVAGVPMQQLFDTCWSRAVSGGIGYYDSHVHLDSGTRRWWVGDLEVPAM